Proteins found in one Candidatus Nitrosopelagicus brevis genomic segment:
- a CDS encoding acyl carrier protein, with amino-acid sequence MSEKLYKIISRVFNVDYNKINDETSPENLEEWDSFNFYVLLDEIENEFNIKFDLDETLDIKKIGDLKNILTKRGGKIE; translated from the coding sequence ATGAGTGAGAAATTATATAAAATAATATCCAGAGTGTTTAATGTTGATTATAATAAGATTAATGATGAAACAAGTCCTGAAAATTTAGAAGAGTGGGACTCTTTCAATTTTTATGTATTACTGGATGAAATTGAAAATGAATTCAATATAAAATTCGATCTTGATGAAACTTTAGATATAAAAAAAATAGGAGATTTGAAAAATATACTTACAAAACGTGGAGGTAAAATAGAGTAA
- a CDS encoding acyltransferase, producing MSNFEELSKDTFKINEQELMEYHGYSGVSGRLRLRINYLRSWLHHSLAFHSTHSGFAVKMQRLRGVNIGKHCHFNPYVLIDLMYPELITIGDNVTLGSFSMLFAHNNPTANSFLKLGDYPRKTGEINIKSGAVINPGAIITLGVTIGKNSIISSGCVVTQDIPDYCVVVGNPARIIKKIDH from the coding sequence GTGAGTAATTTCGAAGAATTATCTAAAGATACTTTTAAAATTAATGAACAGGAATTGATGGAATATCATGGCTATTCTGGGGTAAGTGGAAGATTAAGACTGAGAATTAATTATTTGAGATCATGGTTACACCATAGTCTGGCATTTCATTCTACTCATTCAGGATTTGCTGTGAAGATGCAAAGATTGAGAGGAGTAAATATTGGAAAACATTGTCACTTTAACCCTTACGTACTCATAGATCTAATGTATCCTGAATTAATTACTATTGGAGATAATGTAACATTGGGTTCATTTTCTATGTTATTTGCACACAATAATCCTACTGCAAATTCATTTTTAAAATTAGGCGACTATCCAAGAAAGACTGGAGAGATTAATATAAAATCCGGTGCAGTGATTAATCCCGGTGCAATAATTACATTAGGTGTAACTATTGGAAAAAATTCAATTATTTCTTCTGGCTGTGTTGTAACTCAAGATATTCCTGATTATTGTGTTGTGGTTGGCAATCCTGCTAGAATTATAAAAAAAATAGATCATTAA
- the rfbB gene encoding dTDP-glucose 4,6-dehydratase produces the protein MRLLVTGGLGFIGSNFILKILNENNDVHITNVDAELDGSNRKNLQNLENSNNYEFFKGNISNKKLMEEQITKCDAVVNFAAESFVDRSINDANPFLVSNIRGAFTILDIITKQKKRMIQISTDEVFGSLSTGTATEQTKFNPSSPYAATKAAAELIINSYSTTFDSDVIITRCTNNYGPRQFAEKLIPKTIMLAYQNKKIPIYGNGKNVRDWIYVDDHCDAVSLALFNGKKGESYNVSAYNEINNITIVKKILDIMDKSEDLIEFVEDRPGHDFRYSMDSQKISTELKWKTKLNFKDGLEKTIQWYIDNPEIMNNSSSTILNSTPWKISN, from the coding sequence ATGAGGCTACTTGTAACTGGGGGTTTGGGATTCATTGGTAGTAATTTCATTCTTAAAATTTTGAATGAAAATAATGATGTTCATATAACAAATGTAGATGCTGAGTTAGATGGTTCAAATAGAAAAAATCTGCAAAATCTAGAAAATTCCAATAATTATGAATTTTTCAAAGGTAATATCTCAAATAAAAAACTCATGGAAGAACAGATTACAAAATGTGATGCTGTGGTAAATTTTGCAGCTGAATCTTTTGTTGATCGAAGCATAAATGATGCAAATCCCTTTTTAGTATCAAACATACGTGGTGCTTTTACAATACTGGATATAATTACAAAACAAAAAAAGAGAATGATCCAAATTTCCACAGATGAAGTATTTGGGAGTTTATCTACTGGAACTGCAACTGAACAAACAAAATTCAATCCTTCAAGTCCATATGCTGCTACAAAAGCTGCTGCAGAATTAATCATTAATTCTTATAGCACAACATTTGATTCAGATGTAATTATAACAAGATGTACAAATAATTATGGTCCTAGACAATTTGCTGAAAAATTAATTCCAAAAACAATTATGCTAGCATATCAAAATAAAAAAATTCCTATTTATGGCAATGGCAAAAATGTTCGAGATTGGATTTATGTAGATGATCATTGTGATGCTGTATCTCTAGCACTCTTTAACGGAAAAAAAGGTGAATCTTATAATGTATCTGCATATAATGAAATCAATAATATTACAATAGTCAAAAAAATCCTTGATATTATGGATAAATCTGAAGATTTAATTGAATTTGTTGAAGATAGACCTGGTCATGATTTCAGATATAGTATGGATTCTCAAAAAATTTCTACTGAACTAAAATGGAAGACAAAATTAAATTTTAAAGATGGTTTAGAGAAAACTATTCAATGGTATATAGATAATCCTGAAATAATGAACAACTCATCTTCTACAATATTGAATTCTACTCCGTGGAAAATTTCTAATTAA
- a CDS encoding WxcM-like domain-containing protein has protein sequence MNNDEFFVHDLEKHDTKDVIDSHINGELTVIWRDWDNIIEDHPKMVYVNSVNPKEVKGPHLHKNRTTYFACIEGEIILVIKDSDGKFHEITVNPKKPSLVCVKNGIAAAIINPTEKISKVLVLADIAWKPNDNEMENVDFVNYDFNKWMQK, from the coding sequence ATGAATAATGATGAATTTTTTGTTCATGATTTAGAAAAACATGATACGAAAGATGTTATAGATTCTCATATTAATGGAGAATTGACAGTTATTTGGAGAGACTGGGACAACATAATTGAAGATCATCCAAAAATGGTATATGTTAATTCTGTAAATCCAAAGGAGGTAAAAGGACCACATCTTCATAAAAATAGAACAACATATTTTGCATGCATAGAAGGCGAAATTATTTTAGTGATAAAAGATAGTGATGGAAAATTTCATGAGATTACTGTAAATCCAAAAAAACCATCACTGGTATGTGTAAAAAATGGAATTGCAGCTGCGATAATAAATCCCACAGAAAAAATTTCAAAAGTTTTGGTATTAGCTGATATAGCATGGAAACCAAATGATAATGAAATGGAAAATGTAGATTTTGTAAATTATGATTTCAATAAATGGATGCAGAAATAA
- a CDS encoding glucose-1-phosphate thymidylyltransferase: MKGIILHGGHGTRLRPLTHTGPKQLLPIANKPMSEYCLNSIKETGITDIAIIIGGLGSKKVKEYYGNGENFGVKITYVEQDEPRGIAHAINLCKDFINNEKFLVFLGDNIIQRSISDFVKNFDKSNFDATLLLCEVDNPSRFGIAEIKNKKIIKIVEKPKNPLSNLAVTGIYLLTPKIFEIIENLKPSWRNELEITDALDILLNKNNNLSFEIITDYWKDTGTPQDIIHANGEVIKNLPDYFYGKKSENMKLVGKVLTGKNSIIEKNVIITGPVIIGENCQINSGVIIGPNTSIGNNSIINQGNIENSIIMENCEINSSGKIRDSIISNNSKIIQPDKPTDEKIFLLGEGTRIYL, translated from the coding sequence ATGAAAGGAATTATTTTACATGGAGGGCACGGAACTCGTTTAAGGCCATTAACTCATACTGGTCCTAAACAACTTCTTCCAATTGCTAATAAACCAATGTCTGAATACTGTTTAAACTCAATCAAAGAAACTGGTATTACCGATATTGCAATAATCATTGGTGGTTTAGGCTCTAAAAAAGTTAAAGAATATTATGGAAATGGTGAGAACTTTGGTGTTAAAATAACATATGTTGAACAGGATGAACCCAGAGGAATTGCTCATGCAATAAATTTGTGTAAAGATTTTATCAATAATGAAAAATTCCTTGTTTTTCTTGGTGATAATATAATACAACGTTCAATATCGGATTTTGTAAAAAATTTTGATAAATCCAATTTTGATGCAACATTGTTACTATGTGAGGTTGATAATCCATCTAGATTTGGTATCGCAGAAATTAAAAATAAAAAAATTATAAAAATTGTTGAAAAACCTAAAAACCCTCTATCAAATCTTGCAGTGACTGGAATTTACTTATTGACGCCTAAAATATTTGAAATTATAGAAAATCTAAAACCATCATGGAGAAATGAATTAGAAATCACTGATGCACTAGACATATTATTAAATAAAAATAATAATCTAAGTTTTGAAATAATTACTGATTATTGGAAAGATACCGGAACTCCTCAGGATATTATACATGCCAATGGCGAAGTTATCAAAAATTTACCTGATTATTTTTATGGAAAAAAATCAGAAAATATGAAACTTGTTGGAAAAGTGTTAACTGGAAAAAATTCTATTATAGAAAAAAATGTGATCATTACTGGTCCTGTGATCATTGGAGAAAATTGCCAAATAAATTCTGGTGTTATTATTGGTCCTAATACTAGTATAGGTAATAATTCAATAATTAATCAAGGAAATATTGAAAATTCAATTATCATGGAAAATTGTGAAATAAATTCTTCAGGAAAAATTAGAGATAGTATAATCTCAAATAATTCAAAAATTATTCAACCCGATAAACCAACTGATGAGAAAATATTTCTACTCGGTGAAGGAACTAGAATTTATCTTTGA
- a CDS encoding VOC family protein codes for MKLHHIGIVVNNIKESFGELTNFLDFTETSIPVEVKSQKVNVCFLKTSDVYIELIEPIEDNSPVKTFSESGGGFHHLCFEVEDIFKEVEKMVNNGGRVIVEPTKGFEDRLIAFVLLNMKNTNCNLIEFAEKK; via the coding sequence ATGAAATTACATCATATCGGAATTGTGGTAAATAATATTAAAGAATCATTTGGCGAATTAACTAATTTTCTAGATTTTACAGAAACATCAATACCGGTTGAAGTAAAATCACAAAAAGTAAATGTCTGTTTTCTAAAAACGTCTGATGTATATATTGAATTAATTGAGCCCATTGAAGATAATTCACCTGTGAAAACATTCTCAGAATCAGGAGGAGGATTTCATCACTTGTGTTTTGAAGTGGAAGATATTTTCAAAGAAGTAGAAAAAATGGTCAATAATGGTGGAAGGGTTATTGTAGAACCAACAAAAGGTTTTGAAGACAGATTAATTGCGTTTGTTTTGCTTAATATGAAAAATACAAATTGTAATTTAATAGAATTTGCAGAGAAAAAATGA
- a CDS encoding glycosyltransferase family 4 protein yields the protein MKIALVCPASLPATQFGGIVFLAVDLAREISNIGHDVTIYTTDLDFSNGPNKFNKNLPRNEKVEKFVINRTHVWFSLKLFFINTSMFKQIQKDKPDIIHTIGLRSYQSLTALKISKKLKIPLIVSDQGGLTTHPFLKHSSIFLRILYKIQNYFVKQIINHATIVSAANEYEKNIFLDINKNSNVQIIRNGVNLENLVSEINFKEKYQITSKFILFVGRFSKSKGIETLIHALNIIQTDQKFSDTILVIMGVDFGYEKDMEELIKKFNLSKRIMVIKNPPRKDVISAYGESEFLVLPSHWELSPLVPLESFAFKKPVISTNSHGIPFTVQDNKNGILVEPDNPPQLADAIEKLLLDDNLRIRMGLSGYNFVHEECNCVSMAKNSLKLYEQVLENNDNK from the coding sequence ATGAAAATTGCTTTAGTATGTCCTGCATCTTTACCTGCAACTCAATTTGGAGGAATTGTGTTTTTGGCTGTTGATCTTGCTCGTGAGATCTCTAACATAGGTCATGATGTTACTATCTATACAACTGATCTAGATTTTAGTAATGGTCCAAATAAATTCAACAAGAATTTACCTCGAAATGAAAAAGTTGAAAAATTTGTAATTAACAGAACACATGTTTGGTTTTCATTAAAATTATTTTTTATTAATACATCCATGTTTAAACAAATTCAAAAAGATAAACCTGATATTATACACACAATAGGATTAAGAAGTTACCAATCATTAACTGCATTAAAAATCTCTAAAAAATTAAAAATTCCCTTAATTGTATCTGATCAAGGTGGATTAACAACTCATCCATTTCTAAAACATTCCAGTATATTTCTAAGAATTTTATATAAAATACAAAATTACTTTGTAAAACAAATTATTAATCATGCAACTATAGTTAGTGCCGCAAATGAATATGAAAAAAATATTTTTTTAGACATAAATAAAAATTCTAATGTTCAAATTATAAGAAATGGTGTTAATTTAGAAAATCTAGTCAGTGAGATCAATTTCAAAGAAAAATATCAAATAACATCAAAATTCATTCTATTTGTTGGAAGATTCTCAAAAAGTAAGGGTATTGAAACATTAATTCATGCATTAAACATAATCCAAACTGACCAAAAATTTTCTGATACAATTCTTGTAATAATGGGTGTTGATTTTGGATATGAAAAAGATATGGAAGAATTAATTAAAAAATTTAATCTCTCGAAAAGAATAATGGTAATTAAAAATCCTCCACGAAAAGATGTAATATCTGCATATGGTGAAAGTGAATTTTTAGTTCTTCCATCTCATTGGGAATTATCACCTCTTGTTCCATTGGAGTCTTTTGCTTTTAAAAAACCAGTAATTTCTACTAATTCACATGGAATTCCATTTACAGTACAAGATAACAAAAATGGAATTCTTGTAGAACCCGACAATCCACCACAACTAGCAGATGCAATAGAAAAATTACTTCTAGATGATAATTTAAGAATAAGAATGGGTCTATCTGGATATAATTTTGTACATGAAGAATGTAATTGTGTTTCTATGGCAAAGAATTCTTTGAAATTATATGAGCAGGTGTTAGAAAATAATGATAATAAATAG
- a CDS encoding TylF/MycF/NovP-related O-methyltransferase, giving the protein MTDKTRKIVYNSKSIGGILSKIATSFQFRLLSFYKDKETVELIKKIRKEVDFAFYPYEAYMIHSIVRTQIALDGDMAEVGVYQGGSAKLICEAKKEKELYLFDTFTGLPKLSDDDTHFGEKHWYENQFNNTSIESIKKLLSKYKNVHIIKGEFPSSGEKIINKKFCFVHLDVDLYKSTIDSLRFFFPKMIRGGIILIHDYHSDGIQKAFKEFMDENYLQVIELTGSQAIIIKN; this is encoded by the coding sequence ATGACAGATAAAACAAGAAAAATCGTATATAATTCAAAAAGTATAGGAGGCATTTTGAGTAAAATCGCGACAAGTTTTCAGTTCAGGTTACTATCATTTTACAAAGATAAAGAAACCGTGGAATTAATAAAAAAAATCAGAAAAGAAGTAGATTTTGCATTTTATCCATATGAAGCATATATGATCCATTCAATTGTGAGAACACAAATAGCACTTGATGGAGATATGGCAGAAGTAGGAGTGTACCAGGGTGGTTCAGCTAAATTAATTTGTGAAGCAAAGAAAGAAAAAGAATTGTATCTTTTTGATACATTCACAGGACTCCCAAAATTATCAGATGACGATACACATTTTGGTGAAAAACATTGGTATGAAAATCAATTTAATAATACAAGTATAGAATCTATTAAAAAACTTCTAAGCAAATACAAAAATGTTCACATAATAAAAGGTGAATTTCCTAGTTCAGGTGAAAAGATAATAAATAAAAAATTTTGTTTTGTACACTTAGATGTAGATCTGTATAAGAGTACGATTGACTCTTTAAGATTTTTCTTTCCAAAAATGATTCGAGGAGGAATAATTTTAATACATGATTATCATTCAGATGGAATTCAAAAAGCATTTAAAGAATTTATGGATGAAAATTATTTGCAAGTAATTGAATTAACTGGTTCACAAGCTATTATAATAAAAAATTAG
- a CDS encoding glycosyltransferase family 2 protein — translation MESNDENPLISIIILNYNAGKLLEECVDSIYHSNYKNYEIIIVDNNSTDSSHIECKEKFPLIDLIENKKNYGYCEGNNIGIRKSKGKFVIILNPDTIVDPNWMNELLLGHQKFGDGIYQPKFLTIDNESIIQSTGNMIQLFGFGYSRNKGDKDEQQFNNMETVNYASGTCLFTSKKIFEKLEFFDSFLFAYHDDLDLCWRASMQGIQSYYVPTSIVFHPSEGFSFKWSNFKFFLLERNRLYCLFTHYSRSTILKLFPSLILVDFAVSFFYLKNGLFYEKIKASFSIIKNLGTIQSRYNKIQKTRTVNDKEIIFNFKNEVILPKGTNIKNKIPFNSILRVLSKLSRMAI, via the coding sequence TTGGAATCAAATGATGAAAATCCACTAATTAGTATAATTATCCTGAATTACAATGCTGGTAAATTACTTGAAGAATGCGTAGATTCCATTTATCATAGTAATTATAAAAATTATGAAATCATTATTGTTGACAATAATTCAACAGATAGTAGTCACATAGAATGTAAGGAAAAATTCCCGTTAATTGATCTGATAGAGAATAAAAAAAATTATGGTTATTGTGAAGGAAATAATATTGGGATTAGAAAATCTAAGGGAAAGTTTGTAATAATTCTCAATCCTGATACAATAGTTGATCCGAATTGGATGAATGAATTACTTCTTGGCCACCAAAAATTTGGTGATGGAATATATCAACCAAAATTTCTAACTATTGACAATGAATCAATCATACAAAGTACTGGTAATATGATACAGCTGTTTGGTTTTGGATATTCTAGAAATAAGGGCGATAAAGATGAACAACAATTCAATAATATGGAGACTGTAAATTATGCATCTGGAACTTGTTTATTCACATCTAAAAAAATATTTGAAAAATTAGAATTTTTTGATTCATTTCTTTTCGCATATCATGATGATTTAGATCTTTGTTGGAGAGCTAGCATGCAAGGAATTCAGTCTTATTACGTACCCACTTCAATCGTATTTCATCCTTCAGAAGGATTTAGTTTCAAATGGAGTAATTTTAAATTTTTTTTATTAGAAAGGAATAGATTATACTGTTTATTCACTCATTATTCTCGTAGTACAATTTTAAAATTATTTCCTTCATTAATATTAGTAGATTTTGCTGTTAGCTTTTTTTATCTAAAGAATGGACTATTTTATGAAAAAATCAAAGCTTCATTCAGTATTATAAAAAATCTAGGAACTATACAATCAAGATATAATAAAATTCAAAAAACAAGAACTGTTAATGATAAAGAAATAATATTTAATTTTAAAAATGAAGTAATTCTACCTAAAGGAACTAATATAAAAAATAAAATTCCATTTAATTCTATACTTAGAGTCTTATCAAAATTATCTAGAATGGCTATCTAA
- a CDS encoding holo-ACP synthase yields MIKLIEEKEIGIDIVEIERFRKKKFIENESFYKKIFTDLEIQYCRKFSDPYPHFAGKFALKEAVQKSIAHNTLFNKIETFHTNSRPKIKIKNQEKKYDFITSISHEKKYAIAIAISKKLDSHSR; encoded by the coding sequence ATGATAAAATTGATTGAGGAAAAAGAGATTGGAATAGATATTGTAGAAATAGAAAGATTTCGAAAGAAAAAGTTCATAGAAAATGAAAGCTTTTACAAGAAAATTTTTACTGATTTAGAAATACAATACTGCAGAAAATTTTCTGACCCATATCCACATTTTGCAGGAAAATTCGCTTTAAAAGAGGCAGTCCAGAAATCAATTGCACATAATACACTATTCAACAAAATTGAAACATTCCATACAAATTCAAGACCTAAAATTAAAATTAAAAATCAAGAAAAAAAATATGATTTTATTACTTCAATTTCTCATGAAAAAAAATATGCTATTGCAATTGCAATATCAAAAAAATTAGATAGCCATTCTAGATAA
- a CDS encoding HAD-IIIC family phosphatase, giving the protein MKNEENLAYFLNEAKTIKPRELGGKLRIAFLASSTINGFEETMRVKCFQKGIDCITYVADYNQYNQEILNQDSGLYKFKPDITFLILDTRHILGDYFFSWYSVHDDDKSKVISTKISEIENICNIFTRISDSKLVVTSLQIPNYSPYGIDDDHAVKSLKQAILEINNELFQWSKQHMLLTYDFNQFIQKYGENNIFNYKQFFSGDIKISIEYIPKFIDELMRYVHAVTGMTKKCIVLDLDNTLWGGVIGEDGFDNIKLGDNPVGRTFVEFQKRLLALNQRGILLAINSKNNFNDAVEVIQKHPSMVLREDDFACMKINWDNKVVNLEKIAEELNIGLDSIVFFDDDPINQEYVRESLPEVLVMDLPRDSSQYAKILTEMIEFDALKITEEDTKRSSMYLGQKKRKELETKIGNFNEFLKQMNIEVEVKKADSFSIPRISQLTLKTNQFNLTTRRYQEEDISKFSSSDDRIVECVQVNDKFGDNGITGTYIIEKKNDEEWIIDTFLLSCRIIGRGVEEIMISQIIENAKSSGVKRIMGQFIPTAKNKPAENFYEKLGFKKENDFWVFNTDDIMKKPEHIKVKKNE; this is encoded by the coding sequence ATGAAAAATGAAGAGAATTTGGCTTATTTTTTGAATGAAGCAAAAACTATCAAACCTAGAGAATTAGGAGGAAAATTACGCATTGCATTTTTAGCTAGTTCGACCATTAATGGATTTGAAGAAACAATGCGTGTGAAGTGTTTTCAAAAAGGAATAGATTGTATAACATATGTTGCAGATTATAATCAATATAATCAAGAGATTTTAAATCAAGATTCAGGATTATACAAATTCAAACCTGACATAACATTTCTGATTCTAGATACACGACATATTTTAGGTGACTATTTTTTCTCATGGTATTCAGTTCACGATGATGACAAATCAAAAGTAATATCTACAAAAATAAGCGAAATAGAAAATATTTGCAACATATTTACAAGAATTTCTGATTCAAAGTTAGTTGTAACAAGTCTACAAATCCCAAATTATTCACCATATGGTATTGATGATGACCATGCAGTTAAATCTCTAAAACAAGCAATTCTTGAGATTAATAATGAACTATTTCAATGGAGCAAGCAACACATGTTATTGACATATGATTTTAATCAATTTATACAAAAATATGGTGAAAATAATATTTTTAATTATAAACAATTTTTTTCAGGTGATATTAAAATTTCAATAGAGTATATACCAAAATTTATTGATGAACTAATGAGATATGTACATGCAGTTACGGGAATGACAAAAAAATGTATTGTACTAGATCTAGATAATACATTATGGGGCGGAGTAATTGGTGAAGATGGATTTGATAATATTAAATTAGGAGATAATCCTGTAGGTCGTACATTTGTTGAATTTCAAAAAAGATTACTTGCTCTAAATCAAAGAGGGATACTTTTAGCGATAAATAGTAAAAATAATTTTAATGATGCTGTTGAAGTAATTCAAAAACATCCAAGTATGGTTTTAAGAGAAGATGATTTTGCATGCATGAAAATTAATTGGGACAATAAAGTTGTAAATCTTGAGAAAATTGCAGAAGAATTGAATATTGGTTTAGACAGTATAGTATTTTTTGATGATGATCCAATTAATCAGGAATATGTAAGGGAATCATTACCTGAGGTATTAGTTATGGATTTACCAAGAGATTCTTCACAATATGCCAAGATATTAACAGAGATGATAGAATTTGATGCCTTGAAAATAACTGAAGAAGATACTAAGAGAAGTAGTATGTATTTGGGTCAAAAGAAAAGAAAAGAATTAGAGACTAAGATTGGGAATTTTAATGAATTTTTGAAACAAATGAATATTGAAGTTGAGGTGAAAAAGGCAGATAGTTTTTCAATTCCAAGGATTTCTCAATTAACATTAAAAACAAATCAATTCAATTTAACAACCAGACGTTATCAAGAGGAAGATATTTCAAAATTTTCATCATCTGATGATAGAATTGTTGAATGTGTACAAGTAAATGATAAGTTTGGAGACAATGGAATAACAGGTACATACATTATTGAAAAAAAGAATGACGAGGAATGGATTATAGATACATTTCTTCTTAGTTGTAGAATAATTGGCAGAGGGGTAGAAGAAATTATGATAAGTCAGATTATTGAAAATGCAAAATCATCAGGAGTAAAGAGAATAATGGGACAATTCATTCCAACTGCAAAAAATAAACCAGCTGAAAATTTTTATGAGAAATTAGGTTTTAAGAAAGAAAATGACTTTTGGGTTTTTAATACGGATGATATAATGAAAAAACCAGAACATATCAAAGTGAAAAAAAATGAGTGA
- a CDS encoding polysaccharide deacetylase family protein translates to MNKNLLGIDFEDWFHPELVQKYISKENHEPKIINGIEKILELLRKKESNATFFVVGELLEFKPELFDIILENGHEIAFHTMKHDRIDSLNFQNIFETEIRKFHSLTNGKSRGFRAPSFSLNQKSSWLIDVLENNNYTYDSSIVPAKTSLYGMPDAEIKPYTITSNSLEKNSNGKITEFPILVTKFLGKTIPAGGGFYLRTLPMKIITNAIKNYEKKNIPSTFYIHSWELTPEFMPKIKMSKKDDFITYHNLGKAFDKMDSLLDEFEFTSFENFSK, encoded by the coding sequence ATGAACAAAAATTTATTGGGAATTGATTTTGAAGACTGGTTTCATCCAGAATTAGTTCAGAAATATATTTCAAAAGAAAATCATGAGCCAAAAATTATTAATGGTATTGAAAAAATTCTAGAACTTTTACGAAAAAAAGAATCTAATGCTACATTTTTTGTTGTTGGTGAATTACTTGAATTTAAACCAGAATTATTTGATATTATATTAGAAAATGGACATGAAATTGCTTTTCACACAATGAAACATGATAGAATTGATTCTTTAAATTTCCAAAATATTTTTGAAACTGAAATAAGAAAATTTCATTCATTAACAAATGGAAAGTCTAGAGGATTTCGTGCTCCAAGTTTTTCATTAAACCAAAAAAGTTCATGGTTAATAGATGTATTAGAAAATAATAATTATACTTATGATAGTAGTATTGTCCCTGCAAAAACCTCTCTTTATGGTATGCCTGATGCAGAAATAAAACCATATACGATTACTAGTAATTCACTAGAAAAAAATTCAAATGGAAAGATAACTGAATTCCCAATATTAGTCACAAAATTTTTAGGAAAAACAATTCCTGCCGGAGGAGGTTTTTATCTTAGAACATTACCTATGAAAATTATTACAAATGCAATAAAAAACTATGAGAAAAAAAACATACCTTCAACATTCTATATTCATTCCTGGGAGTTAACCCCAGAATTTATGCCAAAAATTAAAATGTCAAAAAAGGATGATTTTATAACTTATCATAATCTTGGTAAGGCTTTTGATAAAATGGATTCTTTATTAGATGAGTTTGAATTCACATCTTTCGAAAATTTCTCCAAATGA